A window of the Brassica oleracea var. oleracea cultivar TO1000 chromosome C1, BOL, whole genome shotgun sequence genome harbors these coding sequences:
- the LOC106313295 gene encoding respiratory burst oxidase homolog protein C-like, producing the protein MERPVSFDVTDYNPEGDDWSNDLIPHRDSMSGSSSPPIHQNPEIKSPEDATEYVTITLDIQGDNVVVEENTEPMVRRRQGSRKKSVVNRRTLDEPSRSKFDSSEALKGLKMFISMTDAGWIAVERRFDKMTAKTGGLLDPLNFGECLGINSKEFALGLFYTLARQRDISCEGVSKSELLELWCQINDQCFDSRIRMFFDMADKDGDGRLSEEELKQFIRLTASANNQSTTQNMVDKYAAMIMKELDPNNFGYIMMESLEVLLLDVETHSENKITSTDQETKKPTTKRWYKVIRDIPSSSLIPCLKKTSSTKKT; encoded by the exons ATGGAGAGACCAGTGAGCTTTGACGTGACCGACTATAACCCGGAGGGAGATGACTGGAGCAACGACTTAATACCCCACAGAGATTCGATGAGCGGATCATCGTCACCACCGATCCACCAAAATCCGGAGATTAAAAGCCCTGAGGACGCAACGGAGTACGTGACCATCACGCTAGACATTCAGGGAGACAACGTGGTCGTCGAGGAGAACACAGAGCCGATGGTACGGAGGCGGCAAGGGTCGAGGAAGAAGTCTGTGGTGAATCGTCGTACACTCGATGAACCATCAAGATCGAAGTTTGATTCGTCAGAGGCCTTGAAAGGTCTTAAAATGTTCATCAGCATGACCGATGCTGGTTGGATCGCCGTCGAGAGGCGGTTTGATAAGATGACTGCCAAAACTGGTGGACTGCTGGATCCGTTAAATTTTGGTGAATGCCTAG GTATAAACTCGAAGGAATTTGCCTTGGGATTGTTTTACACATTGGCAAGACAAAGAGATATATCATGTGAGGGGGTTAGTAAAAGTGAACTATTGGAATTATGGTGTCAAATAAATGATCAATGCTTTGACTCCAGAATTAGGATGTTCTTTGACAT GGCAGATAAGGATGGTGATGGTAGACTATCAGAAGAAGAACTTAAACAG TTTATAAGGCTTACTGCATCCGCAAACAATCAATCCACCACACAGAACATGGTTGATAAATATGCAGCAATGATCATGAAAGAGCTTGATCCAAATAATTTTGGATACATCATG ATGGAAAGTCTTGAGGTACTGCTGCTAGATGTGGAAACACACTCTGAAAATAAAATAACAAGTACTGATCAGGAAACAAAGAAGCCTACAACAAAGAGATGGTACAAAGTTATTCGAGACATCCCATCCTCCTCTTTGATTCCTTGCTTGAAGAAGACATCATCTACAAAGAAGACATGA